The proteins below come from a single Streptomyces sp. MRC013 genomic window:
- a CDS encoding GDP-mannose 4,6-dehydratase, which yields MTSAPLAAVTGAEGFIGSHLTEALVASGHRVRAMAQYNSFSSYGWLETLPADVLDHVEIVLGDVRDPGSVRGLLDGADCAYHLAALIAIPYSYRAPHSYVDTNVTGTLNVLEAVRALGTPRLVHTSTSETYGTAQTVPITEDHPINTQSPYAASKAGGDRLADSYHASFDTPVVTLRPFNTFGPRQSMRAVIPTVIGQVAAGERTLTLGDLRPTRDFTFVEDTAQAFLAVGTAPAERVVGRTFNAGTGGEISVGDLVTLIGKVMDAPLDVREDPERLRPAGSEVMRLVADASRLAAATGWRPRHTLEEGIARTVEWFGDPANLARYKTGIYNI from the coding sequence TTGACCTCCGCACCGCTCGCAGCCGTCACCGGAGCCGAAGGGTTCATCGGCTCGCACCTCACCGAGGCGCTCGTCGCCTCGGGCCACCGCGTCAGGGCCATGGCCCAGTACAACTCCTTCTCCTCCTACGGCTGGCTGGAGACCCTGCCCGCCGACGTCCTCGACCACGTGGAGATCGTCCTCGGCGACGTACGCGACCCCGGTTCGGTGCGCGGCCTGCTCGACGGCGCCGACTGCGCCTACCACCTCGCCGCGCTCATCGCGATCCCGTACTCCTACCGGGCCCCGCACAGCTACGTGGACACCAACGTCACCGGCACGCTCAACGTGCTGGAGGCGGTCCGCGCGCTGGGGACGCCGCGGCTGGTGCACACCTCGACCAGCGAGACGTACGGCACCGCGCAGACCGTGCCGATCACCGAGGACCACCCCATCAACACCCAGTCCCCGTACGCCGCCTCGAAGGCCGGCGGGGACCGGCTGGCCGACAGCTACCACGCCAGTTTCGACACGCCGGTGGTGACGCTGCGGCCGTTCAACACCTTCGGGCCGCGCCAGTCGATGCGCGCGGTGATCCCCACCGTCATCGGCCAGGTGGCGGCCGGGGAGCGCACCCTCACCCTCGGCGACCTGCGCCCCACCCGGGACTTCACCTTCGTCGAGGACACCGCGCAGGCGTTCCTCGCGGTGGGCACCGCGCCGGCGGAGCGGGTCGTGGGCCGCACCTTCAACGCCGGGACCGGCGGGGAGATCTCCGTCGGCGACCTGGTGACGCTGATCGGCAAGGTCATGGACGCCCCGCTCGACGTGCGCGAGGACCCCGAGCGGCTGCGGCCCGCGGGCTCGGAGGTGATGCGGCTGGTCGCCGACGCGTCCCGGCTGGCGGCGGCGACCGGCTGGCGCCCCCGCCACACGCTGGAGGAGGGGATCGCGCGGACCGTGGAGTGGTTCGGCGATCCGGCCAACCTGGCCCGCTACAAGACCGGCATCTACAACATCTGA
- a CDS encoding sugar phosphate nucleotidyltransferase: MHAVILAGGKGVRLRPYTTALPKPLVPIGDQHAILEIVLRQLSAAGFTRCTIAIGHLGQIIRAYVGDGSQWGMDVDYATEESPLGTMGPLLNLRERLPENFLVMNGDVLTDLDYADVLRRHEETGASLTIATYARQVRIDFGVLTTRASRVVAFTEKPSIDYRVSMGVYGVSRATLDGYTPGMPLGFDELVLDLLAAERPPHAYEFEGYWLDIGRPDDYDRANAEFTSRKSLLLKGA, translated from the coding sequence GTGCACGCAGTGATCCTGGCCGGCGGAAAAGGCGTCCGGCTGCGGCCGTACACCACCGCGCTGCCCAAACCGCTCGTCCCCATCGGCGACCAGCACGCCATCCTGGAGATCGTGCTGCGCCAGCTGTCCGCGGCGGGCTTCACCCGCTGCACCATCGCCATCGGCCACCTCGGCCAGATCATCCGCGCCTACGTGGGCGACGGCTCGCAGTGGGGCATGGACGTCGACTACGCCACCGAGGAGAGCCCGCTGGGCACCATGGGCCCGCTGCTCAACCTCCGCGAGCGCCTGCCGGAGAACTTCCTGGTCATGAACGGCGACGTCCTCACCGACCTCGACTACGCCGACGTGCTGCGCCGGCACGAGGAGACGGGCGCGTCCCTGACCATCGCCACCTACGCCCGCCAGGTGCGCATCGACTTCGGGGTGCTGACCACGCGCGCGAGCAGGGTCGTCGCCTTCACCGAGAAGCCCAGCATCGACTACCGGGTGTCCATGGGCGTCTACGGCGTCTCGCGGGCCACGCTGGACGGCTACACGCCGGGGATGCCGCTGGGCTTCGACGAGCTGGTGCTGGACCTGCTCGCCGCCGAGCGCCCCCCGCACGCCTACGAGTTCGAGGGATACTGGCTGGACATCGGCCGCCCCGACGACTACGACCGGGCCAACGCGGAGTTCACCAGCCGCAAGTCGCTTCTGCTCAAGGGAGCCTGA
- a CDS encoding NAD-dependent epimerase/dehydratase translates to MRILVLGATGYLGGHVVERLRALPGARVLVGGRSPAAEVAVDLASDRPERLAEAVASAAPDAVVNCAGATGGDAVTLAEVNARGPAVLCAALREAAPAARLVHLGSAAEYGPGTPGGRVAESAATRPVGPYGATKLAGTAAVTASGLDAVVLRVGNPVGPGAPASGLPGRVAALLADAGDGPDAVLRLGDLSAHRDFVDVRDVARAVRLAATAPGPLPPVLNVGGGDAVPVRELVRTLADLAGFQGRIVEEGANGSARSTRVSWQCSDITAARTALGWRPSHSLDASLAALWAAAGSGVRSPEGVPVR, encoded by the coding sequence ATGCGCATCCTGGTTCTCGGGGCCACCGGTTACCTGGGCGGTCACGTCGTCGAGCGGCTGCGGGCCCTGCCGGGCGCGCGGGTGCTCGTCGGCGGCCGTTCGCCCGCCGCCGAGGTCGCCGTCGACCTCGCGTCCGACCGCCCGGAGCGCCTGGCCGAGGCGGTGGCCTCGGCCGCTCCGGACGCCGTCGTCAACTGCGCGGGCGCGACCGGCGGCGACGCCGTCACCCTCGCGGAGGTGAACGCCCGGGGCCCCGCCGTGCTCTGCGCCGCGCTGCGGGAGGCCGCGCCCGCGGCCCGTCTGGTCCACCTGGGCTCGGCCGCCGAGTACGGTCCCGGCACGCCCGGCGGGCGGGTGGCGGAGTCGGCGGCGACCCGGCCGGTCGGCCCGTACGGGGCGACCAAACTGGCGGGCACGGCGGCGGTGACCGCGTCGGGCCTGGACGCGGTGGTGCTGAGGGTGGGGAACCCGGTGGGTCCGGGTGCCCCGGCCAGCGGGCTGCCCGGCCGGGTCGCCGCCCTGCTCGCGGACGCCGGGGACGGCCCGGACGCGGTCCTGAGGCTCGGTGACCTGTCGGCCCACCGCGACTTCGTGGACGTGCGCGACGTGGCGCGGGCGGTGCGGCTCGCGGCCACCGCGCCGGGCCCCCTCCCGCCGGTCCTCAACGTCGGCGGCGGCGACGCGGTCCCGGTGCGCGAACTGGTGCGGACCCTGGCGGACCTGGCCGGCTTCCAGGGGCGGATCGTCGAGGAGGGCGCGAACGGCTCCGCGCGGTCCACCCGGGTGTCGTGGCAGTGCTCCGACATCACCGCCGCCCGCACGGCCCTCGGCTGGCGGCCGTCCCACTCCCTCGACGCGTCGCTGGCGGCGCTGTGGGCGGCCGCGGGATCCGGCGTCCGCAGCCCCGAAGGGGTGCCGGTGCGGTGA